CGAGCAAAATTCCCGGCTCAGACCTCGGCAGGGACTTTGCCGGGTGTTCCCCGAGTCGTGGAAATGGTTTTTTAGGGAATAACATCCTGAAAtggcagctggaggctgctgcgAGGGACACAGGGTGGCACACGATGGGGACATCGCTGTCCCATGCCGTGTCACCCTCGGGGGTGGCGTTGGGTTCAGGGGGGTGAAGATGCTGGAAAGGGGGTGGGAATGGCCTGGTATCCCAGGAAAACCCTCGTGTTTCAGGAAAACTCACATATTCCAGGAAGAGCCTGGTATCCCAGGAAAACCTTCCCATCCCAGAAACTGCCTCGTAAATCCAGGAAAACTCTCATACTCCAGGAACAGCCTCGTATCTCAGGAAAACCCTCCCATCCCAGGAAAACTTCCATATTTCAGGAACATCTTCCCATCCCGTGAAAAGCCTCGTATCCCAGGAAAAACCCCTCATATTCCAGGAAAACTTTCATATTCCAGCAACACCTTCCCACCCCAGGAAAACCCTCCCATCCCGGCAACATCCGCCTCGGGAACACCCACCCCCCGGAATTTCTGCGAACACCCCGAAGGCACGGAGCGTTCCCTGCGGCAGCTCCTCAATCCCTTCTCCCATCTCCGGGCCGGGGCTCCGGGAGCTCCTCGGGGTTTCCATGGAgccgcggcggccgcggggctcAGCCCGGGCATACAGATGAGGGGCGAGCGGGGGCGGTTGCCACGGAGCCGGCGACATTCGGGGCCCTTCGTCCCTCTGTTTATTCCTCCTTTGTCCCTtgatttgtttcttctttgtccctttatttatttcttctgttaaaaataggttagGAAACTAACGGCACACGCTTAAGAATTAtcaactattttacaacagtttctaacctatttttaatgcttctttGTCCCtctatttatttctcctttgtccctttatttatttcttctttgccccttaatttattccttttatttatttctccttttatttatttctccttttatttatttctccttttccgTTGCATTTCTCCTttgtccttttttatttctcatttttgtcctttcacttctcttttgtccctttattttctcctttttcctcgTATTTGTCCTTTCCCActgtatttctcatttttccttgtatttctcCTTTATCCCTgtatttctcctctttccctgtatttatttcttcttcatacttttaatttttttttttatttgtccctttttatttctccttcttcccttcctttctccgTTCATTTTCCCTGCCAAGTTTCCAGCCAGGAGATTCTCTCAGGAGGGAGGCGCCGTTCCCACTCCAGGCTTTGCTCGGAGTTGGGAGATGCTGGGGAGTCCCAGTTCCTTGTTTCAGTTGGATTTGGGGACGAAACCCCTCcttgggaggagctgggatggaattcccagagaatccgtggctgctccatccctgggagtgtcccaggccaggttggaacACCCTGGGATCGTGGAGAAGCTGAAGAAGATGGAGAAGCTGGAGTAGctggaaaagccaggaaagatggagaaaatggagaagctggagaagcCAGGGAAGATGGAAAAACTGGAGAAGTGAGAGAAGTTGGGGAAGCTggagaaaatggggaaaatggtgAAGGCAGAGAAGCTGGGGAAGATGGATAATCCAGAGAAGATGGAGAagctggggaaaatgggggatCCAGAGAAAATGGAGAAGGTGGGGAATCTGGGCAATCCAGAGAAGatggagaagctgaagaatCCAGGGAATCCAGAGAAGACGgagaagctggaaaagctggagggcagctcccagctgagcttGTTCCAAATCTCCCTCTGCAAAGTCCCAGGAGCCGTCCTGGGAGCTGCCATCCCTTGGGAATGTCACACTCAGGACCGGCAGTGACAGCAGACAGGgccaccctgtccccaccaggctggaggtgccaccagccctgccggaattccaggagctgcttcccaggcacagccccacccTTTCCTGGGATTTTCCCCCCTCAGCCGGGATCACTCACTGCTAAagctcttccttttctcccagtTTGTTCCTTTCCATAAATTTTAGTTCCAGATTTTCCCAAATCCACCATTTTCCCACAAGTTCCCATCCCGTGACTGACTCACACACACCCCTGGATTATCCCACATCCAAGATTTCTCCCAGCCATCCGTGCTGcaaccctgccctgtgctggaaAAACGGGATAAAATCCAATTATGGATAAAACCAGTGGAGCTGGGGGGGGTTTCCCTGGAAAACCAGGGTTGGAACCAGGCGCcttctccagcctttccttcccacctcaaagaaaagaaacaaaactcctCCAAATTCCtccataatatttttttttaaaggagaaaatattccCGAGATATTCGAACAGCTGGAGACTTTTACGGACCCGAAAACGCCGGAGCACTTAAAAGGAAAGGTGTGGATCCATCAGAGGGAAGCGGGAATCGATGGATCCATCCCTTCCTTTCACGCTggttctgcaggagctgctttaaaagcagcggggaaggagggaaaacagcGGGGATCGATCCGGGAGGAGCCGATGTGGAATAAACTCGGCTCAGGAGCCCTTTCCAGAGAGAGCACGGCGGGGATAAAACTGAAACTTTGCTTTGACCACtcttttaatggtttttttttgttgttgttgtttttttcccctgctgggTGAGAGGCttttaagggaagaaaaggTTGGATTTGGGTCAGCAcggggcaggagagctggaggaaaTAATGGAATCAAAGGCTGGactgggagaggggcaggagatgctgggggGGGTTCAAACCTATCCCAGACCTCCCAGAGCATTCCTGATGTTTGGGGGATGTTTTTCCCTAAGGAATATCCCACTGGAGGGCTGCAAAtggggctggagctcctggatgGGGGATTTGGAGtgggggaggatgaggagcagggagcagagcctgcaggaagATTATTCCCATGGAAAATTATTCCCATGGAAAATTATTCCCATGGAAAATTATCCCCAACTCTCGCAGCTCTGGttctgctcagcctgggcagaTTCCATGGGATAATTCTGATTTTCTGGGATGAGAGGGCACAGAAAATGCCAAGGATATAAAGTGGAATTCATGGATTCGTTTCAGGGATCCTGGGAAGGTTCCATGAGATAATTTCACCCAGATCCCGTGGGATGGGAGAATACAGTTCAATCAGGGAAATAAAACGGAATTCATGGATTTGCTGGGAGGGTCCTGGGCTGATTCCATGGGATAATTCCACCCAGATTCTCTGGGATGGGAGGGCACAGTGAGTGCCACGGATGTAAAATGGAATTCATGGATGTGCTGGGCAGTTTTCAGGGAACGGGGGGGTCCCAGGCAGGGTCCTGGTGGTGCCATCCTCAGGTTTTTACCTCCCCAacctgtcccttgtccctgcccCTTGTTCCCCGCTAGCCCAAACCCTCCTCTAACCCAACTTTGCTGTTTTCCCAGGAATGACCTCGAGGAGAAGCCCGGAAGATGCAGCCAAGCACAGGAACGACTCCTttggggaggaagaagaggcCCAGCTCTGACTGAGGCACCCCCAGCACTTTGAGCTCCCCTTTTTGGGGGCGCCAGGCAGGGGCCGGCCCTTCCAGGGGCTCGCATGGAGCATCTCCCCCTACGGGCGCCGTCCCCACCTCGCCATCACCCCATCGTggccagctctgggtgctccctGTGACCTTCCGCAGCCCAAAATGAGAggcctccagcccagctgcctcctgctgtgCGTGGTGGCTGCCAGCGCCATGCCCACGGTGCCCTGGCGGGTGGCGTGTCCCCCGCGCTGCGTGTGCCAGATCCGGCCCTGGTACACGCCCCGCTCCGCCTACCGCGAGGCGGCCACGGTGGACTGCAACGACCTCTTCATCACCTCGGTGCCCGCGGAGCTGCCCGAGGGCACCcagaccctgctgctgcagagcaacaACATcgccaggctggagcagggcgAGCTGGGCTACCTGCGGAACCTGTCCGAGCTGGATCTGTCACAGAACAGCTTCTCTGACGTCTGGGATTTCCGGCTCAGGAATAtgccccagctgctcagcctgcacCTGGAGGAGAATCAGCTCTCTGACCTGCCCGACAGCAGCTTCCCGGGCTTGGGGAACCTTCAGGAGCTCTACCTGAACCACAACCGGCTCCGCAGCATCGCCCCCCGCGCCTTCGCCGGCCTGGGCAGCCTCCTGCGGCTCCACCTCAACTCCAACCTGCTGAGGACGCTGGACAGCCGCTGGTTCCAgatgctgcccagcctggagatCCTCATGGTCGGGGGGAACAAGGTGGACGCCATCCTGGACATGAATTTCCGGCCCCTGGGCAACCTGCGGAGTTTGGTGCTGGCCGGGATGCAGCTGCGGGAGATCTCGGATTACGCCCTGGAAGGGCTGAGGAGCCTGGAGAGCCTGTCCTTCTACGACAACAAGCTGGCAGACGTCCCCAagagggctctgcagcaggtgCCTGGCCTGAAATTCCTGGATCTGAACAAGAACCCGCTGCAGAGGGTCAAGCAGAGCGACTTCACCAACATGCTGCACCTCAAGGAGCTGGGCCTCAACAACATGGACGAGCTGGTGTCCATCGACCAGTTCGCCCTCATCAACCTCCCCGAGCTGACCAAGCTGGATGTGACCAACAACCCCAAGCTGTCCTTCATCCACCCCAAGGCCTTCCAGCACCTTCCACAGCTGGAGACGCTGATGCTCAACAACAACGCCCTAAGTGCCTTGCACCGGCAGACGGTGGAGTCGCTGCCCAACCTGCAGGAGATCAGCATCCACGGCAACCCGCTGCGCTGCGACTGCGTCATCCGCTGGGTCAACAGCACCCGGCCCCGCGTGCGCTTCATCGAGCCCCAGTCCACGCTCTGCGCCGAGCCCCCCGACCTCCAGCGCCGCCACATCCGCGACGTCCCTTTCCGGGAGATGACGGAGCAGTGCCTGCCGCTCATCTCCGCCCGCAGCATCCCGGCGCGCCTGGAGGCCGAGGTGGGTGACAACGTGGCCCTGCACTGCCGGGCGCTGGCAGAGCCGGAGCCGGAGATTTACTGGGTGACGCCGGCCGGGGTGAAGCTGCTGCCGTTCGGGGACGACGGGAAGTTCAAGGTGCACTCGGAGGGGACGCTGGAGATCCGCGGGATCGCGGCGCGTGAGGCCGGGCTCTACACGTGCGTGGCTCACAACCTGCTGGGCGCCGACACCCGCGGCGTCCGCGTGCTGGTCAACCGCTCCTTCCCGCTGGGCCAGGccgagctggagctgctggtggtggaTGTGCAGCCCCACCACGTCCTGCTGGCCTGGCGGCCGTGCCTCAACGCCGTCTCCTCCAACCTCACCTGGGCCAGCTCGGCGCCGGGCTCGGTGCTGGGCTCGGCGCGGATCCCGGcgggcacccacagcttcaaCGTCACCCGGCTGCGCCCCAACACCGAGTACCGGGCGTGTCTGCATGTCACCTTGGTGGCATCGCCGCTCAGGGTGGCCTGTGTGAGCGCCAGGACTAAAGAGGCCAGGCAGGGCATGCCGTGGGGACAGGGGACGCTGGTGACGgcgctgctgctgtgcctgctgctgctgggggtggcGGTGAGCAGCGGATCCCGGCGGGAATCGCTCCGTGGCATCGCCGGGGCTGTGCGCGTGGTTTATCCCGTGCAGCCCCGGGGACACCTCCTGGCCGTGGAGGTGCAGGCAGCACCCCTGGAGTGCTGAGggaggatggattttgggggggttcagagggattttggggtgggtggggaggggagaaagggttttttaccaaaaaaatgaCAGATGCTGGGAAAAAATTGGATTTTGTGGACATGACCTTGAGGAGCCTCAGGATCCATGGGACAGGAGCCTCTGGTGGTCCTGGATCTGTGTGCAGGGGCTGGATTTGGCCGTggatcccaaaaaaatcccGCTGGGAAGATGGGAGGGGACAGACAATGCCTTGGGACAATGCCCCAAGTGGGTGAAGAGCCATAAAAGGAACCCCAAACCTGCGTCCCCCTGgcaccagggacaccccagaggTGTCACCTCCTTTGCTGGACAGTCCCTGCtttggaaatacaaaaaaacccctaaaaacccCTAAAAGGAAGAAGATTCTTCCTTTGGGATCTGTGTGGGGtctggggtttcttttttggggttttttggagtCTTGGGATCATCAAACAAAGCaaccccagtgtcacctccctCGCTGGACAGTCTCTGCTTTGGAAATACaagaaaaacctaaaaaacccaaaaaaaagaggtttttttcctttgggatctgtgaagggtttggggttatttttgggTGCTGGGATCATCAAACCAAGTGTCACGCCCTGCTCTGTTACTGCTGTCACCTGGGGGGAAGCAGGAAGGGAGGATCTGGGATGGAAGAATGGGAAATGGTGATGGTGACActgccctgtggggctggatggaTCCTGGATCCCACAGGATCCCAAAACTTTTGTGGATGAAGGGTAAaccagggaaaaaggaaaaaaaaaaaaaataaaaacaggaagaaaagaggggaggaagaaggaacAAAACCTGGGAATGTTGAGATGCACCCGGAGGGGTCCAAGGGGCATCACTGCTATTTGGGATAGGGGGAAAACTTGGATTTGTGAGTTTGATAAATCAGGAAAACCAAGCCTCAGCCATGGGACGGTGGCCCTGAGCACCTTCTCCAGCCGGGAATGTGGATCCtggaaggagggagagcagcaggagctgggcgTGGGTGCCCTCTAGTGagctctgccttctccaggaGCACTGATCCCaaaaaacagctggaaaagggggaaaaaccccactGGGAAAAaggtggggtggggtgggtgACCCCATGAAAATGTCAGAGtgaatgggattgggaatgggcTGGAGAACAAAGGTTCAAATCCAGAGGCTTtactgctgccagcaccaagGGATTTTGCAGACAttggatgggggaaaaaatctgcctggaaagaggaaaaaaatgtatttgaaaaggGGAAACACCTGCCTGAAAAGGGGGAACAATTTTgccaggaaatgggaaaaaattgcttggaaatgggaaaaaatttgcttggaaagggggaaaaatctGCCTCGAAAGGGTGCAAATGGGGctttaaatgaattattttatccCTCAAAACAACGTGTTTAATTTTTAAGCCACTTTTCAAATCGCTCAAAAATGAGGATTGTTTTAGCCTAAAGGATGGGTGAGGGCAGGTGGAACATCCCAAatatcccagagctgctggaattgAATCCTGCTGGACAGAGGCGACGCAGAATAGATTTAAATAtacaagaaagagaagaaatagaaattaaggagcccaaaaagaaagaaaaatataacattattattattatttttccatctcATTTGTGACCTGAGAGGTGTGGATTAAAAACTTAAGATTTATTTCCCATCTGTGAGCAAGCAATTCTTCACCCTGCCAAccttaaacaataaaaaaattaggaataaagttcttcttcttctctccaaAACAAATCCCCTGGCCTCCCaccataaatatttatttctgattttaactATCAGTTCCAAAGGAATTGCACAAGTTGggatttatggaaaaaaaaaaccattccAAAGGTTTCACTTTTTCCCAAATCTGCTGTTCTTGGTCAGGAGAAAGAATCCCGAGGGATAAAATCGGGCTGAAGATGAGAAATTGGGAAAATTTCCAAGCTGGGGATTTGATCTTGAGGTGAATTCCATGAAAAAGTGGATCCTGCAGAGGATTCTTGATGGGATTAAATCTTGGTACTCTTTGGTTTCActggctgagctctgggattgGGGATTGAGTGCAAAAATCTTcattttggggttattttagGTGCACAAGGTCCTGCTATCCCATAAAGATCCTGATGACCATCCTGATCCTGCAGACCGAGCTCTGGAATTGGGGTTTTTGTGCAAAAAACCCTATTTTTGGGGTTTAGAAGTAGAAGGTCCTGCTAGGCCATGAAGATCCCGATGGCCATCATGATCTCCTTTCTGCACACACTTAAATTGGGATTTGAGTACAAAAATCCAgattttggggttattttatGAAGATCCTGATGGCCATCCTGATCTCCTTTTTGCACACACCTAAATTGGGATTTGAGTGCAAAAACCCAgattttggggttattttatGAAGATCCTGATGACCATCGTGATCTCCTTTCCGCACACACTGAAATTGGGATTTGAGTGCAAAAACCCAaattttggggttattttatGAAGATCCTGATGACCATCGTGATCTCCTTCCTGCACATACTGTAATAGAGCCTTGAGTGCAAAAATTCCAGATTTTGGGGTTACTTTAGGGGCAGGAATCCTCCCTACCCCATGAAGATCCTGATGACCATCTTGATCTCCTTCCTGCACACGGGACACGGCGACCTCTTCTTCTTCAGCATCCTGGCACACCTGAAGCAGGCCACCAGGTGAGCAGTCCTTCCGTGGACAATATTCCCATCCCGAggcctgtgctggcacaggaagCAGGGATTCAGCAGGGTTTTGATGCTCTCCAAAGATTCcatctcctcctctttcttcaGCTTGGCAAAATCCCgatttttcccctcctgtgccaAATCCAAGGACTCGATGGAGccttggggtttgttttctcccAGGAAAAGGTGTTTGGGTTGGCCAGCCGGGGCTGAGATCGTCCTCCTGCAGTCTGGGACATCCATCCCTTCATCCTGCTCCTGGTTTTCCATGGAATTGATGTTggaaagggacagggaatggggcagtttggggcagTCCCTGTACCAGTCCTTGCGCAGGGCCCAGCAGCGGAAGCAGTACCTTTTTCCCGGAGAGTTGAATTTCCTGCACTTGGAGCATTGCCAGCAATCCTGAGGGATTTAAGGCAAAaattccagcaaaaaaaaaaaatcaatttatttttggGTATTCCTCGTTTTAGCCATGTGGGAAAAGTAGCAAGGAAGCCtcgttaaaaaaaaatttatttatgagTGATTTATAAGCTGGAAAATCAACATTTTGTGGCTTGGGATTGATTAATCCCGGATCTGTCCCTCATGAATTCCTCTCCTTCCgctctcccagccctctggAAGTATCCAAGTTGGGGcagcttatttttatttaattttaaaagaattttcaatattttgctCAAAATTCAAGGGGAGAGCTCCTGGAATATGGCAGGAATTTGTTTTCCAGGCTCACCCATCACTTACCAGCTGTTGAATCTGCACAATTAATGGATTTATTAATTCATTATCTCACAGaaaagggcaggagctgcacaagtGCAGAGCCAGGACTCAGCTGTCCAAAGCCAGGGACATCCCCATTtattccaggctggaaaattctgctaaaaccattaaaattctgctaaaaaccattaaaattcTGACTTTTTGAGCGATTATAAAGTGCTACTTGAGATTTCCAAGTCCCTTCCAAAGACAATCCTCCAGATTTTCCATCCAGAGGACAACGCGGAATTAAAATCTTATTAAAACCTTATTAAAACCCTTATTAAACCATGCCTGGGTATTAACTACATCCAGCcacttttcttttcagaaaccCACACgaaaatcagcttttcccaccccaaaaccagcagcagatgTGGGATgagcccttccagccccaggtGATCCCAAGGAATTCCCACCTCGGAAGCAGCCTCTGTGTCCGTGTCATCACTCAGGCACTGGGAATCCTCCAACTCATCCAAGCACACATCCTCAGGCACCTGGAATTCCAGAAAAGCACTGTCAGAGGGTGGGAATGTTGGAATATTCCCTATTTATCGTTTGCCTGGTGTTGCACACCCCAAATTAAATGATTACAGCATCACTCTGCTCATTAAATCACTTCTAAAAGTGAATTAAAACCTGTTTTTGCAGTGGTTCTTTTGCAGAATGTTGGTAACTTTTGCTGGTTTACCATGATCAGATTCTCCTCATTGAGTTTTTAGCTGGactcaatttttaaaagccttttctaAACTTAATTCCATGATTTTTGATTTATAACTCTTGCAGATATTGGTTAGAAACCCACTTAAGTCGCTGCGAGAAGTTTAATTCATTTTCAATTGATTTTATGCCttgaaaaattgaatttaaacCAAAACCCAAGCAGGAAAACCATCAAACACATGAGGAATGGTGACAGCCTTTTCTAAACAGGATTTAGCCTCTGGATGGGAACAGATCCAGCCTTTCCAAGGGCAGCACGGGATGaattaaaacagagaaaactgtGCCAGAGGTACCTTGGTGGTGTCACCTTCTTTGACCTCCTCACAGTCCAGCACTTCCACCttgagcccagcagtgccctggtcCAGGGGACACTCGTTGAGGAACCACAGGTCATCGGTGGTGTCTGAAACTATGGCAGTGTCAAtgtcctgaggggaaaaaaacaggaaaaaccaTTTAGGAGCAGCTCCACATTCAGCACTGTCCCGTTTTCCTCTCCAACAGCCTCCAACGCCCCGGGCACATCCCTGCCCTCAGAC
The genomic region above belongs to Molothrus ater isolate BHLD 08-10-18 breed brown headed cowbird chromosome 25, BPBGC_Mater_1.1, whole genome shotgun sequence and contains:
- the MDM4 gene encoding protein Mdm4, with product MSFPNSTQPPGAGNSCRITLGQANQVVPKLPLLRILQAAGAQGDSFTLKEVMHFLGQYIMARQLYDKRQQHLVHCGGDQLGELLGLQSFSVKDPSPVYEMLKRNLSPAALPDAAQTLPKEQNVAKPSPDQLQLSQEEGSDSGILEGDSRTSAPATSEPKCDTCEDSDLIENLSKSKKPKLDLVFEEWDVAGLPWWFLGNLRSNYKSRSNGSTDIQTNQDIDTAIVSDTTDDLWFLNECPLDQGTAGLKVEVLDCEEVKEGDTTKVPEDVCLDELEDSQCLSDDTDTEAASEDCWQCSKCRKFNSPGKRYCFRCWALRKDWYRDCPKLPHSLSLSNINSMENQEQDEGMDVPDCRRTISAPAGQPKHLFLGENKPQGSIESLDLAQEGKNRDFAKLKKEEEMESLESIKTLLNPCFLCQHRPRDGNIVHGRTAHLVACFRCARMLKKKRSPCPVCRKEIKMVIRIFMG
- the LRRN2 gene encoding leucine-rich repeat neuronal protein 2 gives rise to the protein MRGLQPSCLLLCVVAASAMPTVPWRVACPPRCVCQIRPWYTPRSAYREAATVDCNDLFITSVPAELPEGTQTLLLQSNNIARLEQGELGYLRNLSELDLSQNSFSDVWDFRLRNMPQLLSLHLEENQLSDLPDSSFPGLGNLQELYLNHNRLRSIAPRAFAGLGSLLRLHLNSNLLRTLDSRWFQMLPSLEILMVGGNKVDAILDMNFRPLGNLRSLVLAGMQLREISDYALEGLRSLESLSFYDNKLADVPKRALQQVPGLKFLDLNKNPLQRVKQSDFTNMLHLKELGLNNMDELVSIDQFALINLPELTKLDVTNNPKLSFIHPKAFQHLPQLETLMLNNNALSALHRQTVESLPNLQEISIHGNPLRCDCVIRWVNSTRPRVRFIEPQSTLCAEPPDLQRRHIRDVPFREMTEQCLPLISARSIPARLEAEVGDNVALHCRALAEPEPEIYWVTPAGVKLLPFGDDGKFKVHSEGTLEIRGIAAREAGLYTCVAHNLLGADTRGVRVLVNRSFPLGQAELELLVVDVQPHHVLLAWRPCLNAVSSNLTWASSAPGSVLGSARIPAGTHSFNVTRLRPNTEYRACLHVTLVASPLRVACVSARTKEARQGMPWGQGTLVTALLLCLLLLGVAVSSGSRRESLRGIAGAVRVVYPVQPRGHLLAVEVQAAPLEC